The genomic region CTCCCTTTATACGTTCCTGGACCACTGCCTCAAGGGGGACACCCGTCTTTTCAGCATCCTGGAGTTCCCGATAGACCCGGATCGTTCTTGCCCGCTCAATCGATACCTTAATCATGCCTTCCGAGTCGAGCCTTGACACATAAACCTCAACTTCACTTCCTACATGAATGTCTTCTCTCTCTTCCTTTGGGAATTCATAGAGGGGGATAAATCCCTCAGACTTGAACCCTATATCGATAACAGCGGTGTCGTCTTTGATGGCTATAATTTTTCCTTTCAGAACCGTGCCTTCTTCAATCGCGGGAATTGTATCTGAATAAAGATCGGCTAATTCCTTTTCGTGTGTGTCCATGAGCAAAATGACCTCCTCCCTTTATTTATGCTTCTATATAATAACAGATTCTTTAAAAGAATAAAGAATACATTATTCATGGAAATCCTCGATCCTTTCCAGCACTTCTTTAATAATCCATTCGGGAGTGGATGCACCTGCGGTAATACCGACCTTGTTTATCCCTTTAAACCATGACGGACTCAGTTCCCCGGTAGTTTCAATGTGATGCGTCTCAACACCGATTCTCCTGCATAGAGTGGTCAGTTGTCTGGTGTTGGCGCTGTTTTTTCCTCCCACAACAACCATGATGTCAACCTTACCGGCAAGTTCTTCCGTCTCCCTGAGGCGCAAAGCAGTAGAACTGCATATGGTATTATAAACCTTTATCTCCCTGGAAGTCTCAACTATACTGTTTAAGAGTCTTTTCAGGGCATCAATGGGCTGTGTTGTCTGAACAACCACACCGACCCTGTCCTTGAGCCCCGGCAGCTCATCATCACTCCCCACTACCAGTGCGCCCGCTCCGGCATAACTGAGTATTCCCTTTACCTCAGGGTGGTTGCCGTCGCCCAAGATTAATACCTGGTAGCCCTCCTCCTTCAGGAGTTTAGCATATTGCTGGGCCTTTTTTACAAATGGGCATGTGGCGTCTATCAGGTCGAATTTCCTCTCTTTCAGAGAGTCGAAGAGCCCGGAAGGGACACCATGTGTGCGGATAATGATTGTATCGAAATCGCCGACGTCTTCAGCATCTTCACTCAGCGGAAGAACACCTGACTCTTTAAGCATGTTGACTACCTGCGGGTTATGGATGATGGGGCCAAGGGTTCCCACCTTTCTGCCTGGGGCAGCGGTAGCGGTCTCAAAGGCGATTTCAACGGCACGCTTGACGCCGAAACAGAACCCGGCCATCTTGGCGATGTGTATTTCCATGGTATGGTAAAAGCCGATAATGGGGTATTATAAAACTTCCATTATCTTTTTTACAGTATCCTCGATATCCATGGAGGTGGTATCGATATAGAGGGCATCGGAGGCCCTTTTCAGGGGGGCGATTTCTCGGCTTGAATCACGGATGTCCCTTTCCCTGATATCCTTGACAGCATCTTCCATGGTGATGTCCTTACCCGCGGTCTTGAGCTGAAGATATCTCCTCCTTGCCCGTTCCTCTCCGGAGGCATCGAGGAATAACTTCCTCCATGCCGTGGGGAACACCACTGTCCCCATATCCCTTCCTTCAACCACGGTGTCATGCCTCCGGGGATATCCCCTCTGGATATCAAGGAGGAATTCCCTGACAGGTCTTCTGGCTGAAAAGACAGAGGAGTAATGGCCGATCTCCGGCGTCCTTATTTCGTCGGAGACATCCTCACCGTTTATCAGGGTCCTGCCATCCGGGAAGTCTATGAAGAGATCATGAAGCGCCTCCCTGATCTGTTCATCCGTTATCCCGTCATCCAGTCCCTTTCTCCTGAGAAAAAGTGCAACGGCCCTGTAAAGGGCCCCGGTGTCAAGGTACTGAAACCCGAGCCTCTCAGCGAGTATCCTTGCAACCGTGCTCTTGCCGGCACCGGACGGACCGTCTATGGCGATTACTCTTTTCATTAAAACGTCCCCCTGTCCAGGGTACGGTACTGAATTGCCTCAGAGACATGGTAGGGCTGTATATGTTCAGACGCCTCAAGATCGGCAATGCTCCTTGAGACCTTGAGGATACGGGTGTACGCCCTTGCAGAGAGGGAGAGTTTATGCATAGCGGTTTCAAGGATACTCTTTGCCTCCTTTGTGAGTATACAATGCTTCTTGATATGCCTGGTCCTCATCTGTCCGTTACAGTAGATCTTATCCTTGCTGAACCGCTTAAGCTGGAGTTCCCTGGCCCTGATTACACGATCCCTGATAACCTCTGAACTCTCGCCTGTTGTGCTTGAAGACAGTTCCTTGTACTCAACGGCGGGTACCTCAATATGGATATCTATACGGTCGAGCAAGGGCCCGGACACCCGGGTTCTGTACCTGTGTACCTGCGAAGGTGTGCATGTGCACTGATGCTTCTCGTCCCTGATGTAGCCGCAGGGACAGGGGTTCATTGCAGCGACAAGCATGAACCTCGCCGGATAATTCACCGAGGCTATTGCCCGCGAAACGGTTACCTCACCGTTTTCAAGGGGCTGTCTCAGGACCTCAAGGACGTTCCTCTTAAACTCCGGAAGTTCATCGAGAAATAAAACCCCATTGTGTGACAGTGATACCTCGCCGGGCTTCGGGAATTGTCCCCCTCCGATGAGGGCTACATCTGAGATGGTATGGTGTGGTGCCCTGAAAGGCCTTACGGCAAGGAGTGACTGGCCTGAGTTAAGGGTCCCCGCCACACTGTGTATCCTTGTTGTTTCAAGTGCCTCATCGAATGTCATGTTTGGTAGAATGGCGGACAGCCTCCTGGCAAGCATTGTCTTGCCGGAACCGGGCGGGCCGATCATGAGTATGTTGTGTCCTCCGGAGGCTGCAACCTCGAGTGCCCGTTTTGCATGTTCCTGCCCCTTTACCTCCGAGAAATCTTCATCATAGCAGGATGCGAGATTAAGGATGTCTTGAAGGTTTACCTCATGCGGAGAGGTGCTCCGGGAGTCGTTCAGAAACTCGATTACCTTAATGAGAGACTCCATTCCATAAACGGACAGTCCCTCAACTACTGCTGCTTCGGGGGCATTTTTTTCCGGAAGGATGATTCCCTTCAGGCCCATCTCCCTTGCCTTGATTGCCATTGAGAGCGCCCCTTTTACAGGCTTGAGTCTTCCGTCGAGTGAGAGTTCGCCGGTTATCATAAAGTCAGCGGAGGCTTCAGGCTTGAGGACCTCTTCAGATCCAAGTATACCAACCGCTATCGGAAGGTCAAAAGCGGAGCCCTCCTTCTTGAGATCGGCAGGTGCGAGGTTTACGGTTACCTGTTTGAGGGGAAAGATAAAACCCGAGTTCTTCAGGGCTGCCCGGACACGGTCCCTGCTTTCCTTGACCGCTGTATCGGGGAGACCGACCAGGGAGAAGTGGGGAAGTCCCTTGGAGGTAATGTCGACCTCCACCTCTGCAGGGAGGGCCTCTATTCCTATGAGGGTTGCGCTAATAGTCTTTGAAAGCACCATTAAATTATAGGAACTGGGGAATAATATTGCAAGTTTTTCAGGGAATCCGGCGGCGATTCCGCAGCATTTAGGCCGCTGAGCCTGTCTAAAAACTCTGTAAATGTCACCCCTGAAATAAATTTAGCATGACAAACAACCGTGTTTTTTCTGTCATTCCGGCTTGTCCGGAATCTGTCTTTAAGAAGGATTCCCGACTCCCGAATGCGTTCGGGATTGCGGGAATGACTGTGGTTTATACACAGACTTTATTTAAAGTCTGTGTATAAAATCAGTCCCTCTATCTGTCATTCCGGCAGTCCTTAAGCCGGAATCCAGTCTTTTCAATAAGTTCTGGATACCCGACTACAGACTTCGGGTATGACAGAAATAAAAAACGGCAGTTTATACACAGACTCTATTTAATGAGGTTTTTGGGAGGTAGAGTATAATAATCACCTGAACCGTCAATGCACTTCGTGACTAACCCAGGTGTTTTTTCATGTCTTAAATCTGTTGATAAGATTGTGCCGGGGATTAAAGGCGTTGACAAAAGGGCATGGAATCGGGAAAAATTGTAAGGCTTCGGTCCTGTTCCGGATGCCCAGGGAGGGGAGTGTTTTTATAGATCTATCTGTTTATTGCGAGTCAGGAGGATTTAATGCCGATAAGGAATAAAGTTACACTTCTCGATATAGTGGACAACCCTTTAATCCGCATACCCGTCTTTTTAGTATTCATACTGATTGGTCCCCTTTTTCTTCCCGGGAAGGTTGCTGCAGATACCCCGGAGGGACTGGAGGGTTTTTCTCCCTTTCCGCCGGCCCAATCTGCCGGGGAGTTCTTTTTCCGTGAAGAGGATCAGGGGATGGTATGCCTGAACAATGAAATCTCTCAGGATGAAGATACGGTTATCTCCAGTATGGAGCAGCAGCGCAGTGAATATGTGATTCTTGCGTCCTATTCACAGAACGTCCTTGCCCGTTCATCCATTGAGAGACAGATAGCCCTGTATACCACCAGGAGACGGAAAACATTTGCAAAGTGGCTTGAGCGCTCAGGAAGGTATCTGCCCCTGATCAGGGATATCTTAAAGGAGGAGGGTCTTCCCGAGGATCTGACCTTCTTGCCCCTGATCGAGAGTGGATATAATACAGCCGCCCGGTCGCACGCCCGTGCCGTGGGGCCCTGGCAGTTTATCTCGGCAACAGCCAAAAGGTATGGTTTGAAAATCAATTATTGGGTAGATGAGAGGCGGGATCCGGTAAAGTCAACAAGGGCTGCCGCCCGCTACCTGAGTTCCCTCTACGATCAATTCGATTCCTGGCCCCTTGCCCTTGCCGCCTATAACGCAGGTGAGGGCCGTGTGAGGAGGGCTATCAGAAGGAGCAGAACAGATGACTACTGGAAGATTGCCCGGTCGCATTATTACCTGAAGAGGGAGACAAGGAATTACGTCTCAAAGTTTATTGCTGCAGGGACTATCGCCTCCGATCCCGAGGCGTATGGATTTAATGATATCGACTACCACAGACCGATTTCCTTTGAAGCGGTAACCATAAATCATCCTGCATCCCTCTCGTTCATTGCCAGATGTGCCGCCACCTCGCTGAAGGTGATCAGGGGATTGAACCCTGAACTCAAAAGGTGGTGTACACCTCCGAATTTAAGGACCTATACCGTGAGGATACCCAAGGGGATGGGAGAGGTTTTCAGGAGGTGTTTTGAGAATGCCTCTGCAAGGGACAGGATGCCCAGGATACCTTATGTAATCAGGCAGGGGGACACCATCTCCGAGATTGCTGAACGTTACGGGGTGCCGCAAAAGGAAGTTTATGCCCTGAATAAGGGAATCAGTCCGAGAAGACTGAGGCCGGGCTCGATGATTTACCTGCCCCCTGTGAATGCCAAGAGGGGGCGTGTGATCAGTAGGCCCAACAGGTCGAGGTCCGTACCCTATGTAGTTCAGGCCGGGGATACCCTTTATGATATAGCCGGTAAATACCGGGTATCAAGAAGGAAGCTTTATGCCCTCAACAGCGGGGTGGATCCAAGGCGTCTGAGGCCCGGTGAACTTATCTACCTCCCCTATCGGGATTAGCCCCTTATTTTTTAACGGCCTTCTTATTCTCTTTTTTGTCCGTCCCCTTTTTACCGGAAGGCCCTTCCTCATTCTTTATTCTGGCCAGGGCAGTGCTGTAATAGGGGGATTCCGGGAAGCTGTCAACAAGGATTTTGAATGCCCTCAATGCCTCATCCTTCCTGCCGAGGCTCTCGAGGATCCGTCCCTTTTCAAATAGCGCAACATCCTTAAAGAAGGGGCTGTTTTTCAGGTTGAAGAGTGTGTCGAGGGTCTTGAGGGCCGCCTCTTTATCGCCCTTTTCAAGCTCTATCATGGCAATCTTGTAGTACGCAACAGGGACGATTTCACTATCGGATGAATATTTCTTTACGAGCTTTTTTAAGGTAATGAGGGCTTCGTCTTTTTTGCCGAGTTTGTATTCGGTGTAGGACTTGTATAGAAGCCTTACCGGCGAACTTTTCATTTTCAGGGCAGCTTGAAAGTCTTTGTATGCCTTATTCAGCCGTTCTTTTTTCTTTGCGTCGTTTGTTGTATAAAGCCCTTGATATAACTTGTATCCCTCATACTCAAGGGTAGCAGCTTCATTGTTTAAACGCCTGTTGTAATATATGCTGAAGGAGACTGCTATGAGAACGAGTATCAGGATGCCGGCTACAATGTGGACAAATCGTCGGTTGCCTTCATAGTAGTCCCTGAATCTTTGATAAAAGGAGAGGACCTCTTGCTCTGCGATACCTTTCTTATGGGTTCGTTTTTTGATCGGTTTCGGCATTTTTTTCCTCCATGTAGTCCGGGTCTTTCGTTATATATTGCACTGAGCAGGATTATTATAACCTAAACTGAGCGGTTCAGCGGTTTAGTTATTAAGCAAAGCAGTTTTTATATCTTTGATATTTTTTCGGCATTCCTAAAAATTGAGTCTATCTGTTTCCTGTCGAGCCCTGCCGAGAGGATTATCTCTTCAGCAAATGACCTGTTTATTAAATCTCCGGGGGAATGGGCATCGGTATTTATTACCAGTGTGGCGCCATGTTTAACAGCCAGGGAAGCCACATGGCCATTGGAGAGACTGTGTCCCTTCCGGCCGCTCAATTCAAGGGAAACCCCCTTTTCTGCAGCAAGGATCACATCTTCTTCAGAAATAAGGCCGGGATGTGCCAGGATATCCGCACCCGCCTCTATGGAGGCCCTGTTTGTCCCCTCGATGACGGGTTCGACAATGGTTTCACCATGAACTACAACCACCTCGGCACCAAGTTCCCGGGCCTTTTTTACAAGGTCCGGAAGCTGCCCCGGGAGGGCATGGGTAATTTCGGTCCCCGGGATGACCCTTACCGGCTGGACCCCGTTGAACTCCCTGGCAATGGCTGCTATTCTCGGTATTATGAAATCCATGTTCGAGGAGTCCATATGATCGGTTATGGCTATTGCCCTGTATCCCTTAACGCAGGCCCGTCTAATAAGCTCGGCAGGTATGAGTTCGCCGTCGCTGAAGATGCTATGAGTATGTAAATCTATCATTACTCTA from bacterium BMS3Abin08 harbors:
- the ispH gene encoding 4-hydroxy-3-methylbut-2-enyl diphosphate reductase — translated: MEIHIAKMAGFCFGVKRAVEIAFETATAAPGRKVGTLGPIIHNPQVVNMLKESGVLPLSEDAEDVGDFDTIIIRTHGVPSGLFDSLKERKFDLIDATCPFVKKAQQYAKLLKEEGYQVLILGDGNHPEVKGILSYAGAGALVVGSDDELPGLKDRVGVVVQTTQPIDALKRLLNSIVETSREIKVYNTICSSTALRLRETEELAGKVDIMVVVGGKNSANTRQLTTLCRRIGVETHHIETTGELSPSWFKGINKVGITAGASTPEWIIKEVLERIEDFHE
- the cmk gene encoding cytidylate kinase, whose protein sequence is MKRVIAIDGPSGAGKSTVARILAERLGFQYLDTGALYRAVALFLRRKGLDDGITDEQIREALHDLFIDFPDGRTLINGEDVSDEIRTPEIGHYSSVFSARRPVREFLLDIQRGYPRRHDTVVEGRDMGTVVFPTAWRKLFLDASGEERARRRYLQLKTAGKDITMEDAVKDIRERDIRDSSREIAPLKRASDALYIDTTSMDIEDTVKKIMEVL
- the comM gene encoding competence protein ComM, giving the protein MVLSKTISATLIGIEALPAEVEVDITSKGLPHFSLVGLPDTAVKESRDRVRAALKNSGFIFPLKQVTVNLAPADLKKEGSAFDLPIAVGILGSEEVLKPEASADFMITGELSLDGRLKPVKGALSMAIKAREMGLKGIILPEKNAPEAAVVEGLSVYGMESLIKVIEFLNDSRSTSPHEVNLQDILNLASCYDEDFSEVKGQEHAKRALEVAASGGHNILMIGPPGSGKTMLARRLSAILPNMTFDEALETTRIHSVAGTLNSGQSLLAVRPFRAPHHTISDVALIGGGQFPKPGEVSLSHNGVLFLDELPEFKRNVLEVLRQPLENGEVTVSRAIASVNYPARFMLVAAMNPCPCGYIRDEKHQCTCTPSQVHRYRTRVSGPLLDRIDIHIEVPAVEYKELSSSTTGESSEVIRDRVIRARELQLKRFSKDKIYCNGQMRTRHIKKHCILTKEAKSILETAMHKLSLSARAYTRILKVSRSIADLEASEHIQPYHVSEAIQYRTLDRGTF
- the mltD_2 gene encoding membrane-bound lytic murein transglycosylase D precursor codes for the protein MPIRNKVTLLDIVDNPLIRIPVFLVFILIGPLFLPGKVAADTPEGLEGFSPFPPAQSAGEFFFREEDQGMVCLNNEISQDEDTVISSMEQQRSEYVILASYSQNVLARSSIERQIALYTTRRRKTFAKWLERSGRYLPLIRDILKEEGLPEDLTFLPLIESGYNTAARSHARAVGPWQFISATAKRYGLKINYWVDERRDPVKSTRAAARYLSSLYDQFDSWPLALAAYNAGEGRVRRAIRRSRTDDYWKIARSHYYLKRETRNYVSKFIAAGTIASDPEAYGFNDIDYHRPISFEAVTINHPASLSFIARCAATSLKVIRGLNPELKRWCTPPNLRTYTVRIPKGMGEVFRRCFENASARDRMPRIPYVIRQGDTISEIAERYGVPQKEVYALNKGISPRRLRPGSMIYLPPVNAKRGRVISRPNRSRSVPYVVQAGDTLYDIAGKYRVSRRKLYALNSGVDPRRLRPGELIYLPYRD
- a CDS encoding tetratricopeptide repeat protein — its product is MPKPIKKRTHKKGIAEQEVLSFYQRFRDYYEGNRRFVHIVAGILILVLIAVSFSIYYNRRLNNEAATLEYEGYKLYQGLYTTNDAKKKERLNKAYKDFQAALKMKSSPVRLLYKSYTEYKLGKKDEALITLKKLVKKYSSDSEIVPVAYYKIAMIELEKGDKEAALKTLDTLFNLKNSPFFKDVALFEKGRILESLGRKDEALRAFKILVDSFPESPYYSTALARIKNEEGPSGKKGTDKKENKKAVKK
- the polX_2 gene encoding DNA polymerase/3'-5' exonuclease PolX, which gives rise to MIDLHTHSIFSDGELIPAELIRRACVKGYRAIAITDHMDSSNMDFIIPRIAAIAREFNGVQPVRVIPGTEITHALPGQLPDLVKKARELGAEVVVVHGETIVEPVIEGTNRASIEAGADILAHPGLISEEDVILAAEKGVSLELSGRKGHSLSNGHVASLAVKHGATLVINTDAHSPGDLINRSFAEEIILSAGLDRKQIDSIFRNAEKISKI